A part of Myxococcus landrumus genomic DNA contains:
- a CDS encoding non-ribosomal peptide synthetase, protein MTQSEQSTRSKVERAGRRPPLVHQPHDGVVAQSFAQQRLWFLSQLDAGGTSYNAPFAVRLTGPLDANALRESFLAVVARHEVLRTTFGEEEGRPVQRIHPRAELEWGVEEVEAGAVRRRVEEEARRPFDLERGPLLRGRLLKVGKDDHVLVWVVHHIVFDGWSVGVLEKEVSEEYGAKVKGARKQEVQYADYARWQGEWLKGEVLETQLEWWKQAMADAPRMLELPADRARPAVQTFRGALKWMPLPEGLEGRLRELSRKEGVTLYMTLLAGFQALLARYSGQEDIVVGSPFAGRGQRDLEGLIGFFANMLALRTQVEDVSFQELCGRVRTTCLGAFAHQDVPFEQLVDALHLERDSSRSPLFQVAFVLQGEPSAALVLPGVEAADVRLEPGVSKFDLTLFARESARGLVTYWEFNTDLFDEETVSGWAEAYVRVLEAVVARPELRVSELPLVSESERERLLVAWNDTRTEYPRDASIQALFEAQAQLTPDAVAVEFEGSRLTFAELNQRANQLAHRLRRQGVESGSRVGLFTRRSLEMVVATLGILKAGGAYVPLDPSYPPERLSFMGEDAGLMALLVQPSLRSALPRFGVEVVELEPSWAAFSRESVENLTVDVPSLALAYVMYTSGSTGQPKGVCIPHRGVVRLVKGSRFVESGPGEVFLQLAPISFDAATLELWGPLLNGGKLVVYSEQAPTVEELEAALARHGVTALWLTAALFEQVMTTRPDALATVRQVLTGGDVVSPAAVRARLERGGRVVNGYGPTENTTFTTTQVLEELGQVGASVSIGRPIANTQVYVLDGSLSWVPVGVWGELYTGGDGLAWGYHRRPDLTAERFVPHPFSAEPGARLYRTGDRVRYRRDGTLEFASRWDGQVKLRGFRIELGEVEAALAMHPGVREVSVLAREDGPGGRWLVAYFVPSEGAGVTVPDLRAHARERLPEYMVPSAFVSLPVLPLTPNGKLDRKALPSPRAEASREGYSAPRTAMEQVVAEVLAPLLGLERMGRDDHFFELGGHSLLATRAVSRLREGIGRELPVRVLFESPTVAGLAERLEESHGAQPPPLTHRPHSGVVEQSFAQQRVWLTSQLDTDGASYNVPFARRLKGPLNTGALRESFREVVRRHEVLRTTFGEAEGKPVQRIHADAELAWVERGVEAGEVMRRVEEEAARPFDLERGPLLRVMLLKVGDEEHVLVWVVHHIVFDGWSVGLLEKELGEEYAARARGEARGSRVLEVQYADYARWQREWLKGEVLEKQLTWWKRELAGAPRVLELPTDRARPVARTYRGALKRVELPEGLEARLRERSRKEGVTLYMALLAGFQALLARYSGQEDVVVGTPISGRNWRQVEGLVGFFVNTLVMRTETGGASFQELLKRVRRGCLGAYAHQDLPFEQLVDALQPSRDLSRSPLFQVMFVMPGVMSPMRLEGLQVEDVDFEPGVSKFDLTLFAWESPRGLTTYWEYNTELFHEETVLRMAGHYGRLLSAAVEAPERRVSELPLLGEAERRALLLEWGARHDSSYAPGLMHRWVEAQVMRTPHAEAVTVGTCSLTYAELDARANQLANHLVALGVRPNGSVGLCLDRAGLEMPVAVLATLKAGAAFLPLDPTWPTERLKLMLADTEAPVVVAQSQWVSAVPAGTEARLLCLEDEAPAIALRSTRAPDVAVSPETHCYFVYTSGSTGRPKGIVMSHRAVGNMLGWLLKRTVTPKATTLQFASLNFDVSFQEMFGTWCLGGRVLLMTPALRQDPSAMLRYMVRHRVERLFLPFVALQALCDAAGSEEVLPPLTEVVTAGEQLQVTPALVSFFERLPGCVLENQYGPSEAHVVTAWRASGPPSSWPALPPVGMPITNVRLYVLDANGEPCPLGVPGEVGVAGASLAHGYHGRPDLTAERFLPDTLGATAPGERYYRTGDRARWLADGNLEFLGRLDGQVKLRGFRIELGEVEVVLRSLQGVRDAVAVVREDVPGDRRLVAYVVFQEGLRVEPSELRAQVQARVPEYMVPSAFVVLPALPLAPTGKVDRKALPVPHVESSRGGSEAPRTAMERVVAEVFGPLLGLERVGVETHFFGQGGHSLLAMQAVSRLKDVVGRELPVRILFESPTVAQLAEHLEDVLEEARGAPPPPLVSAPHGGVVAQSFAQQRLWFLSQLDAGGASYNMPFAVRLRGRLDVNALRESFREVVKRHEVLRTTFGEVEGKPVQRIHEEVALEWTVEAVEEGEVTRRVEEEAKRPFDLERGPLLRGRVLRVGKDDHVLVWVVHHIVFDGWSVGVLEKELGEAYRARVRGDEGGERALEVQYADYTRWQREWLKGEVLEKQLQWWRQALAGAPPVLELPADKPRPAMQSFNGKHLALHVPSGLASALRERSRKEGVTLYMALLAGFQALLARYSGQEDVVVGTPISGRNWRQVEGLVGFFVNTLVMRTETGGASFQELLKRVRRGCLGAYAHQDLPFEQLVDALQPSRDLSRSPLFQVMFVMPGPTTPLELSGLAVEEVVFEPGMAKFDLTLFVRERPHELVTYWEYNTDLFDEPTVARMANHYLRLLQAALTHPSLEVASLPLLGEAERHRLLVEWNATQAPCAPEPCVNVLFEAQAARTPDAVAVRFEDESLTYGELNEKANRLARHLRRGGVGPDVLVGLCVRRSLDLVVGVLGILKSGGAYVPLDPSYPRERLEWMLRSSGATALVTQSSLSALLPDTGARRLDLDTDAARFEGEDSGDLPPLAGPASLAYVIYTSGSTGAPKGVAMPHGPLLNLVRWQLGASRRPKGRTLQFSALSFDVSFQEMFSTWAAGGELVLMNEELRLDAHALLDLMDLCAVERLFLPFVALQNLAEAADRDGRVPRRLREIVTAGEQLRVTPALRRFMKRLPGGVLHNQYGPSEAHVVTALTLEGDPEAWPDLPPIGRPIANARLHVLDARQTPVPVGVPGELYVGGDVLARGYLHRPDLTLERFVADPLGTASGARLYRTGDFARYRPDGTLEFLGRRDAQVKVRGYRIELAEVEAALARHPALKDCVVEAKADSSGLSRLVAYVVGARGEPPPARELRDFLKQRLPEYMVPGHFVPLEALPLSPSGKVNRSALPAPAIEREGRASPRTALELQLVRAWEETLGLHPVGIRDDFFELGGHSLLAVRLLGRIRDLTGRTLPVASLFQGATVEHVAERLGREPGPHSTLVELRGGRTKRPFFCIHPVGGTVLAYAELAHLQERDQPFFGLQSPGLDGEAPPLDSVEALAAHHLQTIRTVQPRGPYLLGGWSMGGLLAFEMAQQLREQGDDVELLVLIDAYARPGPVDAEGLRPERLGSLFFKDLLRAAGADLPCSEDALARMPAEEALQALETAGRAAAALPEAGLSTLRSVFESNLEAAWRYVPRPYTGALLSLEAGDSPRAHEWELLARGGVEVHTLPGDHYALLRPPGVQPLARILREALARIHAGARARSASA, encoded by the coding sequence ATGACGCAGAGCGAGCAGTCCACCCGGAGCAAGGTGGAGCGCGCGGGACGTCGTCCGCCGTTGGTGCACCAGCCGCATGACGGTGTGGTGGCGCAGTCCTTCGCGCAGCAGCGGTTGTGGTTCCTCTCGCAGCTCGATGCCGGAGGGACCTCGTACAACGCACCGTTCGCCGTGCGGTTGACGGGGCCGCTGGATGCGAACGCGTTGAGGGAGTCGTTCCTCGCGGTGGTGGCACGGCACGAGGTGCTGCGCACGACGTTCGGAGAGGAGGAGGGCAGGCCGGTCCAGCGAATCCACCCAAGGGCGGAGCTGGAGTGGGGCGTCGAGGAGGTGGAGGCCGGAGCGGTGCGGAGGCGGGTGGAGGAGGAGGCGCGGCGGCCGTTCGACCTGGAGCGCGGGCCGCTGTTGAGGGGGCGGCTGCTGAAGGTGGGGAAGGACGACCACGTCCTGGTGTGGGTGGTGCATCACATCGTGTTCGACGGGTGGTCGGTGGGGGTGTTGGAGAAGGAGGTGTCGGAGGAGTACGGGGCGAAGGTGAAGGGGGCGCGGAAGCAGGAGGTGCAGTACGCGGACTACGCGCGGTGGCAGGGGGAGTGGCTGAAGGGCGAGGTGCTGGAGACGCAGTTGGAGTGGTGGAAGCAGGCGATGGCGGATGCGCCTCGGATGCTGGAGCTTCCCGCGGACCGCGCGAGGCCCGCGGTGCAGACCTTCCGAGGCGCCTTGAAGTGGATGCCGCTGCCGGAAGGGCTGGAGGGACGGCTGCGCGAGCTGAGCCGGAAGGAAGGCGTCACGCTGTACATGACGCTGCTGGCGGGCTTCCAGGCGTTGCTGGCGCGCTACAGCGGGCAGGAGGACATCGTCGTCGGCTCCCCGTTCGCGGGGCGTGGCCAGCGCGACCTGGAGGGGCTGATTGGCTTCTTCGCCAACATGCTGGCGCTGCGGACGCAGGTGGAGGACGTCTCGTTCCAGGAGCTGTGTGGTCGGGTGAGGACGACGTGCCTGGGCGCCTTCGCGCACCAGGATGTCCCGTTCGAGCAGTTGGTGGACGCGCTTCACCTCGAGCGGGACTCGAGCCGCTCACCGCTGTTCCAGGTGGCCTTCGTGCTCCAGGGAGAGCCTTCCGCCGCGCTGGTGTTGCCTGGGGTGGAGGCCGCGGACGTCCGGTTGGAGCCGGGGGTGTCCAAGTTCGACCTCACGCTGTTCGCACGCGAGAGCGCCCGGGGGCTGGTGACCTACTGGGAGTTCAACACGGACCTCTTCGACGAGGAGACGGTGTCGGGGTGGGCGGAGGCGTATGTGCGGGTGCTCGAGGCCGTGGTGGCGCGCCCCGAGCTGCGGGTGTCCGAGCTCCCGCTCGTGAGCGAGTCGGAGCGAGAGCGCCTCCTCGTGGCGTGGAACGACACGCGGACGGAGTATCCACGCGACGCGAGCATCCAGGCGCTGTTCGAGGCGCAGGCGCAACTCACGCCGGACGCCGTCGCGGTGGAGTTCGAGGGCTCGCGACTGACCTTCGCCGAGCTGAACCAGCGAGCGAATCAACTGGCGCATCGCCTGCGGCGCCAGGGCGTGGAGTCCGGAAGCCGCGTGGGACTCTTCACGCGGCGCTCGCTGGAGATGGTGGTGGCGACGCTCGGCATCCTCAAGGCGGGGGGGGCCTATGTGCCGCTCGACCCGTCCTATCCCCCCGAGCGTCTGTCGTTCATGGGTGAGGACGCGGGGCTGATGGCGCTGCTGGTCCAGCCCTCGTTGCGCTCGGCGCTGCCTCGCTTCGGCGTGGAGGTTGTCGAGCTGGAGCCCTCTTGGGCGGCCTTCTCGCGTGAGAGCGTGGAGAACCTGACGGTGGATGTCCCGTCGTTGGCGCTCGCCTACGTGATGTACACGTCCGGGTCGACAGGCCAACCCAAGGGTGTCTGCATTCCGCATCGAGGCGTGGTGCGCCTGGTGAAGGGCAGCCGCTTCGTGGAGTCGGGGCCCGGGGAGGTCTTCCTCCAGCTCGCCCCCATCTCGTTCGACGCGGCGACGCTGGAGTTGTGGGGACCGCTGCTCAACGGCGGGAAGCTGGTGGTGTACTCCGAGCAGGCCCCCACGGTGGAGGAGCTGGAGGCCGCGCTCGCGCGGCATGGTGTCACGGCGTTGTGGCTGACCGCGGCCCTCTTCGAGCAGGTGATGACCACGCGCCCGGATGCACTGGCGACCGTGCGTCAGGTCCTCACCGGGGGCGATGTGGTGTCTCCGGCGGCGGTGCGTGCGCGGTTGGAGCGAGGGGGCCGGGTGGTCAACGGCTATGGCCCCACCGAGAACACCACGTTCACCACGACGCAGGTGCTCGAGGAGCTCGGGCAGGTGGGTGCCTCGGTGTCCATCGGGCGGCCCATCGCGAACACCCAGGTCTATGTTCTCGATGGCTCTCTCTCGTGGGTCCCCGTGGGCGTCTGGGGTGAGCTGTACACGGGAGGCGATGGGCTGGCCTGGGGCTATCACCGCCGGCCAGACCTGACGGCGGAGCGCTTCGTTCCCCATCCCTTCAGCGCGGAGCCCGGGGCCCGGCTGTATCGAACGGGGGACCGGGTTCGCTACCGGCGTGACGGGACGCTCGAGTTCGCGAGCCGGTGGGATGGGCAGGTGAAGCTCCGAGGCTTTCGCATCGAGCTGGGCGAAGTGGAAGCCGCGCTCGCGATGCATCCCGGTGTCCGCGAGGTCTCGGTCCTCGCGCGAGAGGACGGCCCTGGAGGCCGCTGGCTCGTCGCGTACTTCGTGCCGTCGGAGGGAGCGGGCGTCACGGTCCCGGACCTGCGAGCTCATGCTCGCGAGCGGTTGCCGGAGTACATGGTGCCGTCGGCCTTCGTCTCGCTGCCTGTGCTCCCGCTCACGCCGAACGGGAAGCTCGACAGGAAGGCGCTCCCATCGCCGCGAGCGGAGGCGTCGCGAGAAGGGTACTCGGCGCCTCGCACCGCGATGGAGCAAGTGGTCGCGGAGGTGCTCGCGCCGCTCTTGGGGCTGGAGCGGATGGGGCGCGATGACCACTTCTTCGAGTTGGGGGGCCACTCGCTGCTGGCGACGCGGGCCGTGTCGAGGTTGCGAGAAGGCATCGGCCGCGAGCTGCCGGTGCGTGTCCTGTTCGAGTCCCCCACTGTCGCGGGGCTCGCGGAGCGCCTGGAGGAGAGCCACGGGGCACAACCGCCGCCGCTCACGCATCGGCCTCATTCCGGCGTGGTGGAGCAGTCCTTCGCCCAGCAGCGGGTCTGGCTCACGTCACAGCTCGATACGGATGGAGCCTCGTACAACGTCCCATTCGCGCGGCGCTTGAAGGGGCCATTGAACACGGGCGCGTTGAGGGAGTCGTTCCGCGAAGTCGTGAGGCGCCACGAGGTCCTCCGGACGACGTTCGGGGAGGCGGAGGGAAAGCCCGTTCAGCGAATCCACGCCGACGCGGAGCTGGCGTGGGTGGAGCGGGGGGTCGAGGCCGGGGAGGTGATGCGACGAGTGGAGGAGGAGGCGGCTCGGCCCTTCGACCTGGAGCGAGGCCCGTTGCTGCGGGTGATGTTGCTGAAGGTCGGGGACGAGGAACACGTGCTGGTGTGGGTGGTGCATCACATCGTGTTCGACGGGTGGTCGGTGGGGTTGCTCGAGAAGGAGCTCGGTGAAGAGTACGCGGCGAGGGCGAGGGGAGAAGCGCGGGGCTCGCGTGTGCTGGAGGTGCAGTACGCGGACTACGCGAGGTGGCAGCGGGAGTGGCTGAAGGGGGAGGTGCTGGAGAAGCAGTTGACGTGGTGGAAGCGGGAGCTAGCGGGGGCGCCTCGGGTGCTGGAGTTGCCGACGGACCGCGCGAGGCCCGTGGCGCGGACGTATCGCGGCGCATTGAAGCGCGTGGAGCTGCCCGAAGGACTGGAGGCGCGGCTGCGGGAGCGGAGCCGGAAGGAAGGGGTGACGCTGTACATGGCGCTGCTGGCGGGATTCCAGGCGCTGCTGGCGAGGTACAGCGGGCAGGAAGACGTGGTGGTGGGGACGCCGATATCGGGGAGGAACTGGAGGCAGGTGGAGGGGCTGGTGGGTTTCTTCGTGAACACGCTGGTGATGAGGACGGAGACGGGAGGGGCGAGCTTCCAGGAGTTGTTGAAGAGGGTGAGGAGGGGATGCCTGGGTGCGTACGCGCATCAGGACCTGCCCTTCGAGCAGTTGGTGGATGCGTTGCAACCCAGCCGCGACTTGAGCCGCTCCCCGTTGTTCCAGGTCATGTTCGTCATGCCTGGAGTCATGTCCCCCATGCGGCTGGAGGGGCTCCAGGTGGAGGACGTCGACTTCGAGCCCGGGGTGTCGAAGTTCGACCTGACGCTGTTCGCGTGGGAGTCGCCTCGGGGCTTGACCACGTATTGGGAATACAACACGGAGCTCTTCCACGAAGAGACCGTGCTGCGGATGGCGGGACACTACGGCCGGCTGTTGAGCGCGGCGGTGGAGGCTCCGGAGCGGCGGGTCTCCGAGCTTCCCCTGCTCGGAGAAGCCGAGCGGAGGGCCCTGCTGCTGGAGTGGGGGGCTCGCCACGATTCGAGCTACGCGCCTGGACTCATGCACCGCTGGGTGGAAGCCCAGGTGATGCGCACGCCCCACGCGGAAGCCGTCACGGTCGGGACGTGCTCGCTCACGTACGCGGAGCTCGATGCTCGCGCGAATCAGCTCGCGAACCACCTGGTGGCATTGGGCGTTCGTCCCAATGGCTCGGTGGGGTTGTGCCTGGACCGGGCGGGGCTCGAGATGCCCGTGGCGGTGCTGGCCACGCTCAAGGCGGGAGCGGCGTTCCTCCCGCTGGACCCGACGTGGCCCACCGAGCGCCTCAAGCTCATGCTGGCGGACACGGAAGCGCCCGTGGTCGTGGCGCAGTCGCAATGGGTCTCCGCGGTGCCTGCGGGCACGGAGGCGCGGCTGCTGTGCCTGGAGGACGAGGCTCCCGCCATCGCGCTGCGCTCCACGCGCGCTCCGGACGTGGCGGTCTCTCCGGAGACGCACTGCTACTTCGTCTACACCTCCGGCAGCACCGGGCGACCCAAGGGCATCGTCATGTCCCACCGCGCGGTGGGCAACATGCTCGGGTGGTTGCTGAAGCGGACCGTGACGCCGAAGGCCACGACGCTCCAGTTCGCGTCCCTCAACTTCGATGTCTCCTTCCAGGAGATGTTCGGGACGTGGTGTCTGGGAGGCCGGGTTCTGCTGATGACTCCGGCGCTGCGGCAGGACCCGAGCGCGATGCTGCGTTACATGGTTCGTCACCGGGTGGAGCGGTTGTTCCTCCCCTTCGTCGCGCTCCAGGCGTTGTGCGACGCGGCCGGAAGCGAGGAGGTGCTGCCGCCCCTGACGGAGGTCGTGACCGCGGGCGAGCAGCTCCAGGTGACCCCCGCGCTGGTGTCCTTCTTCGAGCGGCTTCCCGGCTGCGTGCTGGAGAACCAGTACGGCCCCTCGGAGGCGCATGTCGTCACGGCGTGGAGGGCCTCGGGGCCGCCGTCTTCATGGCCCGCGCTTCCGCCCGTAGGTATGCCCATCACCAACGTGCGGCTCTACGTGCTCGACGCGAACGGCGAGCCTTGCCCCCTCGGTGTCCCCGGTGAGGTGGGCGTCGCGGGAGCGAGCCTGGCGCATGGCTACCATGGGCGGCCGGACCTGACCGCGGAGCGGTTCCTGCCGGACACGCTGGGGGCCACTGCTCCGGGTGAGCGCTACTACCGCACGGGGGACCGGGCGCGCTGGCTCGCGGATGGGAACCTGGAGTTCCTGGGCCGCCTGGACGGACAGGTGAAGCTGCGCGGGTTCCGCATCGAGCTGGGGGAGGTCGAGGTGGTGCTGCGCTCCCTGCAGGGCGTCCGGGACGCGGTGGCCGTGGTTCGCGAGGACGTGCCAGGAGACCGGCGGCTCGTGGCCTACGTCGTGTTTCAAGAGGGGCTGCGTGTGGAGCCCTCGGAGCTGAGGGCGCAGGTGCAGGCGAGAGTGCCCGAGTACATGGTGCCCTCTGCCTTCGTGGTGTTGCCCGCGCTTCCGCTCGCGCCCACCGGCAAGGTGGACCGCAAGGCGCTGCCAGTGCCTCATGTGGAGTCCTCGCGAGGCGGTTCCGAGGCACCGCGCACCGCGATGGAGCGGGTGGTGGCCGAAGTTTTCGGTCCGTTGCTGGGCTTGGAGCGCGTGGGCGTGGAGACCCACTTCTTCGGACAGGGAGGCCACTCGCTGCTGGCGATGCAGGCGGTGTCGCGGCTGAAGGACGTCGTGGGGCGAGAGCTTCCCGTCCGGATTCTCTTCGAGTCGCCCACCGTCGCGCAGCTCGCGGAGCATCTGGAAGACGTGCTCGAGGAAGCGCGAGGCGCGCCCCCTCCGCCCTTGGTCAGCGCGCCGCATGGCGGCGTGGTGGCGCAGTCCTTCGCCCAGCAGCGACTGTGGTTCCTCTCGCAGCTCGATGCGGGAGGGGCCTCCTACAACATGCCGTTCGCGGTGAGGTTGAGGGGACGGTTGGATGTGAATGCGCTGAGGGAGTCGTTCCGCGAGGTGGTGAAGCGGCACGAGGTCTTGCGCACGACCTTCGGCGAGGTGGAGGGCAAGCCGGTCCAGCGAATCCACGAGGAGGTGGCGCTGGAGTGGACAGTGGAGGCGGTGGAGGAGGGCGAGGTGACGCGGCGGGTGGAGGAGGAGGCGAAGAGGCCGTTCGACCTGGAGCGCGGGCCGCTGTTGAGGGGGCGGGTGCTGAGGGTGGGGAAGGATGACCATGTCCTGGTGTGGGTGGTGCATCACATCGTGTTCGACGGGTGGTCGGTGGGGGTGCTCGAGAAGGAGCTCGGTGAGGCGTACCGCGCGAGGGTGAGAGGAGACGAGGGCGGGGAGCGGGCGTTGGAGGTGCAGTACGCGGACTACACGCGATGGCAGCGCGAGTGGCTGAAGGGGGAGGTGCTGGAGAAGCAGTTGCAGTGGTGGAGACAGGCGCTGGCGGGCGCGCCCCCCGTGCTGGAGCTCCCGGCCGACAAGCCGCGTCCCGCGATGCAGTCCTTCAACGGGAAGCACCTGGCCCTCCACGTTCCTTCCGGCCTGGCGAGCGCGCTGCGGGAGCGGAGCCGGAAGGAAGGGGTGACGCTGTACATGGCGCTGCTGGCGGGATTCCAGGCGCTGCTGGCGAGGTACAGCGGGCAGGAAGACGTGGTGGTGGGGACGCCGATATCGGGGAGGAACTGGAGGCAGGTGGAGGGGCTGGTGGGTTTCTTCGTGAACACGCTGGTGATGAGGACGGAGACGGGAGGGGCGAGCTTCCAGGAGTTGTTGAAGAGGGTGAGGAGGGGATGCCTGGGTGCGTACGCGCATCAGGACCTGCCCTTCGAGCAGTTGGTGGATGCGTTGCAACCCAGCCGCGACTTGAGCCGCTCCCCGTTGTTTCAGGTCATGTTCGTCATGCCGGGGCCCACGACTCCGCTGGAGCTCTCCGGTCTCGCGGTGGAGGAGGTGGTCTTCGAGCCCGGCATGGCGAAGTTCGACCTCACCCTCTTCGTGCGGGAGCGGCCTCACGAGCTGGTGACGTACTGGGAATACAACACGGACCTCTTCGACGAGCCGACCGTGGCGCGGATGGCGAATCACTACCTCCGGTTGCTGCAAGCCGCGCTCACGCATCCCTCGCTGGAGGTCGCGTCGCTGCCCCTGCTGGGGGAGGCCGAGCGTCATCGGCTGCTGGTGGAGTGGAATGCCACTCAGGCGCCGTGCGCTCCAGAGCCGTGTGTGAACGTGCTCTTCGAGGCCCAGGCCGCGCGCACGCCCGACGCGGTGGCCGTCCGCTTCGAGGACGAGTCCCTCACCTATGGCGAGCTGAACGAGAAGGCGAACCGGCTCGCGCGGCACCTGCGTCGAGGAGGCGTGGGGCCCGACGTGCTCGTGGGCTTGTGTGTGAGGCGCTCGCTGGACCTGGTCGTGGGCGTGCTGGGCATCCTCAAGTCAGGAGGCGCGTACGTTCCGCTCGACCCCAGCTATCCGCGAGAGCGCTTGGAGTGGATGCTGCGTTCCTCGGGGGCGACGGCGTTGGTGACGCAGTCCTCGCTCTCCGCGCTGCTTCCCGACACGGGCGCGCGCAGGCTCGACCTCGATACCGACGCGGCGCGCTTCGAAGGAGAGGACTCGGGCGACCTGCCGCCACTCGCGGGGCCGGCCTCGCTCGCGTACGTCATCTACACCTCCGGCTCCACGGGTGCGCCCAAGGGCGTGGCCATGCCGCATGGGCCACTGCTCAACCTCGTTCGCTGGCAACTGGGTGCCTCCCGGCGGCCCAAGGGGCGGACGCTCCAGTTCTCCGCGCTGAGCTTCGACGTGAGCTTCCAGGAGATGTTCTCGACCTGGGCCGCGGGGGGAGAGCTGGTGCTGATGAACGAGGAGCTGCGCCTGGACGCTCACGCGCTGCTGGATTTGATGGACCTGTGCGCGGTCGAGCGGCTCTTCCTTCCCTTCGTCGCGCTCCAGAACCTCGCGGAGGCGGCGGACCGGGATGGGCGGGTGCCTCGCAGGCTCCGCGAGATTGTCACCGCGGGCGAGCAGCTTCGCGTGACTCCCGCCTTGCGACGCTTCATGAAGCGCTTGCCCGGAGGCGTGCTGCATAACCAGTACGGACCGTCGGAAGCCCACGTGGTGACGGCCCTCACGTTGGAGGGAGACCCGGAGGCGTGGCCGGACCTACCTCCCATTGGTCGGCCCATCGCGAACGCCCGTCTCCACGTGCTGGATGCGCGGCAGACCCCCGTTCCCGTGGGCGTTCCCGGTGAGCTGTACGTCGGTGGTGACGTGCTCGCACGCGGCTACCTCCACCGTCCGGACCTGACGCTGGAGCGCTTCGTCGCGGACCCGCTCGGCACCGCATCGGGGGCTCGCCTGTACCGCACGGGAGACTTCGCGCGATATCGCCCCGACGGCACCCTCGAGTTCCTGGGGCGCCGGGACGCGCAGGTGAAGGTGCGTGGCTACCGCATCGAGCTGGCGGAAGTCGAAGCCGCGCTCGCACGGCATCCCGCGCTGAAGGACTGTGTGGTGGAGGCGAAGGCGGACAGCTCGGGCCTCTCGCGGCTGGTGGCGTATGTGGTGGGTGCTCGCGGCGAACCGCCTCCTGCTCGCGAGCTACGGGACTTCCTCAAGCAACGGCTGCCCGAGTACATGGTGCCCGGCCACTTCGTTCCGCTGGAGGCCCTGCCGCTGTCGCCCAGCGGCAAGGTCAACCGCAGCGCGCTCCCCGCTCCCGCCATCGAGAGGGAAGGGCGCGCCTCGCCTCGCACCGCCCTGGAGCTTCAGCTCGTGCGCGCCTGGGAGGAGACGCTGGGCCTGCACCCGGTGGGCATCCGCGATGACTTCTTCGAGCTGGGGGGACACTCCCTCCTCGCGGTGCGGCTGCTCGGCCGGATTCGCGACTTGACGGGGCGGACGCTCCCCGTGGCGTCCCTCTTCCAGGGCGCGACGGTGGAGCACGTCGCGGAGCGGCTGGGCCGCGAGCCAGGTCCCCACTCGACGCTGGTGGAGCTGCGGGGGGGCAGGACGAAGCGTCCCTTCTTCTGCATCCATCCCGTGGGAGGAACGGTGCTCGCCTACGCGGAGCTCGCGCATTTGCAGGAGCGCGACCAACCGTTCTTCGGCTTGCAGTCCCCGGGACTCGACGGCGAAGCCCCGCCGCTCGACAGCGTGGAGGCGCTGGCGGCCCACCACCTCCAGACGATTCGCACCGTGCAACCGCGAGGGCCCTACCTCCTCGGAGGCTGGTCCATGGGCGGCCTGCTCGCCTTCGAGATGGCGCAGCAGCTTCGGGAGCAGGGGGACGACGTGGAATTGCTGGTCCTCATCGACGCCTACGCTCGCCCCGGACCCGTCGACGCGGAGGGGTTGCGTCCCGAGCGCCTGGGCTCGCTCTTCTTCAAGGACCTGCTGCGCGCGGCGGGCGCGGACCTGCCGTGCTCCGAGGATGCGCTCGCGCGAATGCCCGCGGAGGAGGCACTCCAGGCGCTGGAGACCGCGGGGCGCGCGGCGGCGGCATTGCCGGAGGCGGGGCTCTCCACATTGCGAAGTGTGTTCGAGTCCAACCTCGAGGCCGCCTGGCGCTATGTTCCCCGGCCCTACACCGGGGCGCTGCTCTCTCTCGAAGCGGGCGACTCACCGCGCGCCCACGAGTGGGAGCTGTTGGCGCGAGGCGGAGTCGAAGTCCACACGCTCCCGGGAGACCACTACGCCCTGCTGCGTCCTCCCGGTGTACAGCCGCTCGCGAGGATTCTGCGTGAGGCCCTGGCGCGCATCCACGCGGGAGCGCGTGCCAGGAGCGCGTCCGCATGA
- the lysW gene encoding lysine biosynthesis protein LysW yields the protein MHALTKQSDSAEQARCPTCAQPIEGEGRVEGEVLTCSGCDGELEVVGLNPLRLEEAPEVEEDWGE from the coding sequence ATGCATGCACTGACGAAGCAGTCGGACTCGGCCGAGCAGGCGCGGTGTCCCACGTGTGCCCAGCCCATCGAGGGTGAGGGCCGTGTGGAGGGTGAAGTGCTCACGTGCTCGGGCTGCGATGGAGAGCTCGAGGTGGTGGGGCTCAACCCGCTGCGGCTCGAAGAGGCACCCGAGGTCGAGGAGGATTGGGGCGAGTAG